A window of Flavobacterium flavigenum contains these coding sequences:
- a CDS encoding ABC-F family ATP-binding cassette domain-containing protein — MITVNDISVQFGGTTLFSDVSFAINENDKIALMGKNGAGKSTLLKIIAGQSKPSTGNISAPKEAVVAYLPQHLLTEDGATVMEEASKAFGEIFSMKAEIDEINEQLTIRTDYESDAYMKLIERVSDLSEKFYAIEEVNYEAEVEKILVGLGFEREDFTRQTSEFSGGWRMRIELAKILLRKPDLILLDEPTNHMDIESIQWLEEFLLNQAKAVVVISHDRAFVDNITNRTIEVTMGRIYDYKAKYSHYLELRKDRRIHQQKAYDEQQKFIADNQAFIDRFRGTFSKTDAVQSRVKMLEKLEIIQVDEVDTSALRLKFPPAARSGQYPVIVKEMSKSYGDHVVFKDANIVIERGQKVAFVGKNGEGKSTMIKAIMKEIGVDSGSVEIGHNAQIGYFAQNQAALLDENATIFETIDAIAVGDIRTQIKNILGAFMFQGDDITKKVKVLSGGEKTRLAMIKLLLEPVNLLILDEPSNHLDMKTKDIIKDALRDFDGTLILVSHDRDFLDGLATKVFEFGNKRVKEHFEDVAGFLAHKKMDSMREIEK; from the coding sequence ATGATTACAGTTAACGATATTTCGGTTCAGTTTGGTGGAACTACATTATTTAGCGATGTTTCTTTTGCTATCAATGAAAATGATAAAATTGCCCTTATGGGTAAAAATGGTGCGGGAAAATCGACACTTTTAAAAATAATTGCAGGTCAAAGTAAGCCTTCTACCGGAAATATTTCTGCGCCTAAAGAAGCTGTTGTTGCTTATCTTCCTCAACACTTGCTTACAGAAGACGGTGCAACTGTTATGGAAGAAGCGTCAAAAGCTTTTGGTGAGATTTTCAGTATGAAAGCAGAAATCGATGAAATAAACGAGCAGTTAACTATTCGTACCGATTATGAAAGTGATGCTTACATGAAATTAATTGAGAGAGTTTCTGATTTAAGTGAGAAATTCTATGCGATTGAAGAAGTAAATTATGAAGCTGAAGTAGAAAAAATATTAGTTGGGTTAGGATTTGAAAGAGAAGATTTTACACGCCAGACTTCTGAATTTTCAGGAGGATGGAGAATGCGTATCGAACTGGCTAAGATTTTATTAAGAAAACCGGATTTGATTCTTTTAGATGAACCTACCAACCACATGGATATTGAAAGTATTCAATGGCTGGAAGAATTTCTTTTAAATCAGGCAAAAGCAGTTGTGGTAATTTCACACGATAGAGCTTTCGTAGATAATATTACCAATCGTACTATTGAAGTAACGATGGGTAGAATTTACGATTACAAGGCCAAATATTCCCATTATTTGGAACTCAGAAAAGACAGACGAATACATCAGCAAAAAGCGTACGACGAACAACAGAAATTCATAGCAGATAATCAGGCTTTTATTGATAGATTTCGTGGGACTTTTTCGAAAACAGATGCTGTTCAGTCTCGTGTAAAAATGTTAGAAAAACTAGAAATCATTCAGGTTGATGAGGTCGATACTTCTGCATTGCGATTAAAATTCCCACCGGCTGCACGTTCTGGACAATATCCTGTTATAGTAAAAGAAATGTCAAAATCGTATGGCGATCATGTAGTTTTTAAAGATGCTAATATTGTGATTGAAAGAGGTCAGAAAGTAGCTTTTGTTGGAAAAAATGGTGAAGGAAAATCAACCATGATCAAGGCGATTATGAAAGAGATAGGTGTTGATTCCGGAAGTGTCGAAATTGGACATAATGCACAAATTGGATATTTTGCTCAAAATCAGGCAGCATTGTTGGATGAAAATGCTACCATTTTTGAGACTATTGATGCTATTGCCGTTGGAGATATCAGAACGCAGATCAAAAACATCTTAGGGGCGTTCATGTTTCAGGGTGACGATATTACAAAAAAAGTAAAAGTACTCTCAGGAGGCGAAAAAACGCGTCTGGCAATGATTAAATTATTGTTGGAACCTGTTAACTTGTTAATTCTGGATGAGCCTTCAAATCACCTTGATATGAAAACTAAAGATATTATCAAAGATGCATTGCGTGATTTTGACGGAACATTAATCCTGGTTTCTCACGACCGTGATTTCCTTGACGGATTAGCAACTAAAGTTTTCGAATTTGGAAACAAACGTGTAAAAGAACATTTTGAAGATGTTGCCGGTTTCTTAGCACATAAGAAGATGGATTCAATGAGAGAAATTGAAAAGTAA
- a CDS encoding GlmU family protein, with product MNYILFDGPVRNALLPFTFTRPVADILIGIMTIRQKWEARLGSTITTITEEYLSAKFPMVEMEENIMINAAYLPNDTLVDMISDLKENQAIFKGDDVIAFFTTENQDEVDFDSYEIIYYDQECLTVEHTWDIFSKNDAAIRADFDYVTEDRKSQPIPKSVNVISPENIFIEEGAKLEFVTLNASTGPIYIGKNAEIMEGTVIRGPFALCENAQVKLNAKVYGATTVGPGSRIGGEVKNAVLFANSNKGHDGFLGDSVLGEWCNIGADSNNSNLKNNYEEVKLWSYETEGFAKTGLQFCGLMMGDHSKCGINTMFNTGTVVGVSANIFGSGFPRNFVPSFSWGGASGFTTYITKKAFETAKLVMGRRNIEFDETEAAILEHVFEQTKKWRKD from the coding sequence ATGAACTACATCCTTTTTGACGGTCCCGTTCGGAATGCTTTATTACCTTTTACTTTTACAAGACCTGTGGCTGATATTCTAATCGGAATTATGACGATTCGTCAAAAATGGGAGGCGCGTTTGGGGTCGACTATTACTACAATTACAGAAGAATATTTATCTGCTAAATTTCCAATGGTGGAGATGGAGGAAAATATTATGATAAATGCTGCGTATTTACCAAATGATACGCTTGTAGATATGATTTCTGATTTAAAGGAAAATCAGGCAATCTTTAAAGGGGATGACGTTATCGCTTTTTTTACAACTGAAAATCAGGACGAGGTTGATTTTGATTCGTATGAAATTATTTATTACGATCAGGAATGTTTAACCGTTGAACATACATGGGATATTTTCTCTAAAAATGATGCTGCCATTCGCGCCGACTTTGATTATGTAACTGAAGATCGAAAATCACAGCCTATTCCGAAAAGTGTCAATGTTATTTCTCCAGAAAACATTTTTATTGAAGAAGGGGCAAAACTGGAATTTGTAACTTTAAATGCCTCAACCGGACCAATATATATAGGTAAGAATGCTGAAATTATGGAGGGAACCGTAATTCGTGGCCCTTTTGCTCTATGCGAAAATGCACAGGTTAAACTGAATGCAAAAGTGTATGGAGCCACAACGGTTGGACCAGGATCCAGAATAGGAGGGGAAGTTAAAAACGCTGTTCTTTTTGCGAATTCAAATAAGGGGCATGATGGTTTTTTGGGCGATTCTGTTTTAGGTGAATGGTGTAATATTGGGGCTGACAGTAATAATTCAAACCTGAAAAATAATTATGAAGAAGTAAAATTATGGAGTTACGAAACAGAAGGTTTCGCTAAAACAGGACTTCAGTTTTGTGGTTTAATGATGGGGGACCACAGTAAATGCGGTATAAATACGATGTTTAATACCGGTACAGTAGTAGGGGTGAGTGCCAATATTTTTGGATCTGGCTTTCCGCGCAATTTTGTTCCGAGTTTTTCATGGGGTGGAGCATCAGGTTTTACAACATACATAACCAAAAAAGCTTTTGAAACGGCTAAACTGGTTATGGGAAGAAGAAATATCGAATTTGATGAAACTGAAGCTGCTATCTTAGAACATGTTTTTGAACAAACTAAAAAATGGAGAAAAGATTAA
- a CDS encoding type B 50S ribosomal protein L31: MKKGIHPENYRLVAFKDMSNDDVFITKSTADTKETIEVDGVEYPVVKMEISRTSHPFYTGKSKLIDTAGRIDKFKTKYAKHAKK, from the coding sequence ATGAAAAAAGGAATCCACCCGGAAAATTACAGATTAGTAGCATTTAAAGACATGTCAAACGATGACGTTTTTATCACTAAATCTACTGCAGATACAAAAGAGACAATTGAAGTTGACGGAGTTGAGTATCCAGTTGTAAAAATGGAGATTTCAAGAACATCTCACCCTTTTTATACTGGTAAATCTAAACTTATCGATACTGCAGGACGTATTGACAAGTTCAAAACTAAATATGCAAAACACGCTAAAAAATAA
- a CDS encoding DUF4199 domain-containing protein — MINEVIKKNGITYGIILGIISALITATIYAIDLKLFVSGWIGASTFIIFVVTGIVLLTKTKKEINGFFSFKDAFTTYFITILIALLISTTFSVILFNVIDPDAKEVISEHLIKYMAETLQKFGTPASAINETLAKMKETSPFSTLEQLKGLGFSIALYSILGLILAAFFKSKTTQE, encoded by the coding sequence ATGATCAATGAAGTTATAAAGAAGAATGGGATTACTTATGGAATTATTTTAGGCATTATTTCAGCATTAATTACAGCTACAATTTATGCAATTGATCTAAAATTATTTGTTTCTGGCTGGATTGGAGCCTCAACATTTATCATTTTTGTAGTAACCGGCATTGTATTACTAACAAAAACAAAAAAAGAAATAAATGGATTTTTTTCTTTCAAAGATGCATTTACAACCTATTTTATCACCATTCTGATTGCTCTTTTAATCTCAACAACATTTAGTGTTATTTTATTTAATGTAATTGACCCTGATGCAAAAGAAGTTATAAGTGAACATCTTATAAAATACATGGCTGAAACGCTTCAAAAATTCGGGACACCTGCTTCTGCTATAAACGAAACATTAGCAAAGATGAAAGAAACCAGCCCTTTTTCGACTTTAGAGCAGCTTAAAGGATTAGGTTTCAGTATTGCGCTTTACTCTATTTTAGGCCTGATTTTAGCTGCATTTTTTAAAAGCAAAACTACACAAGAATAA
- a CDS encoding glycosyltransferase family 2 protein, whose translation MNLSILIPLLNEEESLKELYSWIIKVMQSNNYSYEIIFVDDGSTDNSWNIIESFSNENPNVKGIRFMKNFGKSQALHAGFAKAHGDVIITMDADLQDSPDEIPGLYEMITAQKYDLVSGWKKKRYDSVVAKNLPSKLFNWAARKTSGVELNDFNCGLKAYKNVVVKNIEVSGEMHRYIPVLAKNAGFGKIGEKVVIHQARKYGETKFGMERFINGFLDLITIWFLSRFGKRPMHLFGAMGSLMFIIGFLAAGYIGISKLYHMYTGMKYSLVTNNPWFYIALTTMVLGTQLFLAGFLGEIILRTKSNEARYKVAREVNF comes from the coding sequence ATGAATTTATCTATACTTATACCGCTTCTAAACGAAGAGGAATCACTAAAAGAACTCTACTCATGGATTATTAAAGTGATGCAATCCAACAATTACTCTTATGAAATCATTTTTGTGGATGACGGTAGTACAGATAATTCGTGGAATATTATCGAAAGTTTCTCTAACGAAAACCCAAATGTAAAAGGGATTCGCTTCATGAAAAACTTCGGAAAATCGCAGGCATTACATGCTGGTTTTGCAAAGGCTCATGGCGACGTAATCATTACAATGGATGCCGATTTACAGGATAGTCCCGATGAAATTCCGGGATTGTACGAAATGATTACCGCTCAAAAGTACGATTTAGTTTCAGGCTGGAAGAAAAAAAGATACGACTCGGTTGTAGCAAAAAACCTGCCTTCGAAATTATTTAACTGGGCCGCCAGAAAAACCTCAGGTGTTGAACTAAACGATTTTAATTGTGGTCTGAAAGCCTACAAAAACGTTGTTGTAAAAAATATCGAAGTTTCAGGCGAAATGCACAGGTATATTCCGGTTTTGGCTAAAAATGCCGGATTTGGTAAAATTGGCGAAAAAGTAGTAATACACCAAGCCAGAAAATACGGCGAAACCAAATTTGGAATGGAACGTTTTATAAACGGATTCCTTGATTTGATTACAATTTGGTTTTTATCAAGATTCGGAAAAAGGCCAATGCACTTATTTGGCGCTATGGGCTCTTTAATGTTCATCATCGGATTTTTAGCAGCGGGATACATTGGTATTTCTAAACTATACCATATGTATACCGGAATGAAATACAGCCTTGTTACAAATAACCCATGGTTCTATATTGCCCTGACTACAATGGTTTTGGGAACTCAGCTTTTTTTGGCAGGGTTTTTAGGCGAAATTATTTTGCGCACTAAAAGCAATGAAGCCCGATACAAAGTTGCCCGAGAGGTTAATTTTTAA
- a CDS encoding phospho-sugar mutase yields the protein MNIAPNILDAVNEWLTPTFDKETQDAVKELMTTSPKELEESFYKNLEFGTGGMRGVMGIGNNRINKYTLGKNTQGLSDYLHEVFPNQPIKVVIAYDCRHNSNTLAKVVADVFSANGIQVYLFSDLRPTPELSFALKYLGCQCGIVLTASHNPPEYNGYKVYWQDGGQIVPPEDAAIIKVIESLTYDKIKFNADESLIQYIDTEIDKAFVKSSIENASFNTPAEAKDNLHIVFTSLHGTSIKSIPDTLSEAGYKNVHIVPEQAVPDGNFPTVKSPNPEEPEALTMALALADKTNSDIVVGTDPDCDRLGVAVRNNDGKMILLNGNQTMVLMTSFLLKQWKKAGKINGKQFVGSTIVSTPMIMELATSYGVECKVGLTGFKWIAKMIKDFPELQFIGGGEESFGFMVGDAVRDKDAVAATLLICEVAAQAKAAGSSVYKELLQLYVENGFYKEYLVSLTKKGIEGLEEINQMMINLREKPLKEINNQRVIMVEDYQSSVALNLLTGEESVMDMPKSNVLIYYTEDGSKICARPSGTEPKIKFYISVNAEIESVLDFDEAEKFLDQKIQNIIADMQLS from the coding sequence ATGAATATAGCACCTAATATTTTAGACGCCGTAAACGAGTGGCTTACGCCAACATTTGACAAAGAAACACAAGATGCTGTTAAGGAATTAATGACCACATCGCCAAAAGAACTTGAGGAAAGTTTTTATAAAAACCTGGAGTTTGGAACCGGGGGAATGCGCGGTGTTATGGGAATTGGAAACAATCGCATCAACAAATACACACTTGGAAAAAACACACAGGGACTTTCTGATTACCTGCATGAAGTTTTCCCTAATCAGCCTATAAAAGTAGTTATTGCTTACGACTGTCGTCACAACAGTAATACCCTGGCAAAAGTAGTGGCCGATGTCTTTTCTGCAAACGGAATTCAGGTTTATTTGTTTTCTGATTTGCGTCCAACGCCTGAATTATCTTTTGCACTTAAATATTTAGGTTGTCAGTGCGGAATTGTATTGACTGCTTCGCACAATCCACCCGAATATAATGGTTATAAAGTGTACTGGCAGGACGGAGGCCAGATTGTTCCCCCTGAAGATGCCGCTATCATTAAAGTAATTGAAAGCCTTACTTATGATAAGATCAAATTTAATGCTGATGAAAGTCTGATTCAGTATATTGATACCGAAATTGACAAAGCTTTTGTAAAATCATCTATCGAAAACGCAAGTTTTAATACCCCGGCTGAAGCCAAAGACAATCTGCATATTGTTTTCACTTCATTACATGGAACTTCTATAAAATCAATTCCTGATACTTTATCTGAAGCAGGTTATAAAAATGTTCACATAGTTCCCGAGCAGGCTGTTCCTGATGGAAATTTCCCAACGGTAAAATCCCCAAATCCTGAAGAACCGGAAGCATTGACAATGGCTTTGGCATTGGCAGACAAAACAAACTCCGATATTGTCGTAGGAACGGATCCTGATTGTGATCGTTTGGGCGTTGCTGTTCGTAATAACGATGGAAAAATGATTTTGCTAAACGGAAATCAGACGATGGTTTTGATGACTTCTTTCCTTTTGAAACAATGGAAAAAAGCCGGTAAAATTAATGGAAAACAATTCGTTGGTTCTACAATCGTTTCTACTCCGATGATTATGGAACTGGCTACAAGCTATGGCGTTGAATGCAAAGTGGGTCTGACTGGCTTTAAATGGATTGCCAAAATGATTAAAGATTTCCCTGAACTCCAATTTATTGGAGGCGGTGAAGAAAGCTTTGGTTTTATGGTTGGTGACGCTGTTCGTGATAAAGATGCTGTTGCTGCTACCTTATTAATCTGCGAAGTTGCTGCTCAGGCAAAAGCAGCCGGAAGCTCTGTTTACAAAGAACTTTTACAGCTTTATGTGGAGAATGGTTTCTACAAAGAATATTTGGTTTCTTTAACCAAAAAAGGGATTGAAGGTCTTGAAGAAATTAATCAGATGATGATTAATTTAAGAGAAAAACCATTGAAAGAAATTAACAATCAAAGAGTTATTATGGTCGAGGATTACCAGTCATCCGTTGCTTTGAATTTATTGACAGGTGAGGAATCTGTAATGGATATGCCAAAATCAAACGTTTTGATTTATTACACCGAAGACGGCTCGAAAATTTGTGCAAGACCAAGCGGAACAGAACCGAAAATCAAATTCTACATCAGCGTAAATGCTGAAATCGAATCGGTTTTGGACTTTGATGAGGCTGAAAAATTCTTAGACCAAAAAATACAGAATATCATTGCAGATATGCAATTGAGTTAA
- a CDS encoding ABC transporter ATP-binding protein, producing MSNFKKILPFIYPYKKYAYLNIFFNVLYALFSTLSFMALIPMIQVLFDKTKRNTVMPAYEGISHIKEYGENYLSYYITMNTDQNNPGFVLSVMVAIIISIFLLKNLADYLAMFFVTYLRNGVLKDIRNAMYEKTLELPLAFFSEKRKGDVISRISADVNEVQTSFLAILELIVKEPLTIIFTIIAMLIISTKLTLFVFVFIPVSGYIISLIGKQLKKKSSKAQQEQGTFLSTIEETIGGLKVVKGYNAENYFNTMFKNSTERFFKLSNSIGHRQNLASPASEFMGIMVITILLWYGGQMVLIEKTLDGASFIAYMGLAYNILTPAKSISKASYAVKRGNAAADRVLEILEQENTIASKPKALEKTSFDHNISVQNINFKYENETVLKDFSLEIKKGQTVALVGQSGSGKSTIANLLTRFYDVNDGSISIDGANIKEINLQSLRSLMGLVTQDSILFNDTIKANIALGKLDATDDEIIEALKIANAFEFVKELPLGIYTNIGDSGNKLSGGQKQRLSIARAVLKNPPIMILDEATSALDTESEKFVQVALENMMQNRTSIVIAHRLSTIQKADVIVVMQKGRIVEQGTHEELIAHNGTYNKLVTMQSFES from the coding sequence ATGAGTAATTTCAAAAAAATACTTCCTTTTATATATCCTTATAAAAAATATGCTTATCTAAACATTTTTTTTAATGTTTTATATGCACTTTTCAGCACCCTTTCTTTCATGGCATTAATCCCTATGATTCAGGTTTTATTTGACAAAACAAAAAGAAATACTGTCATGCCTGCTTACGAAGGGATTTCGCACATAAAAGAATATGGGGAAAACTACTTAAGCTATTATATCACAATGAATACTGACCAAAACAATCCCGGTTTTGTACTTTCTGTTATGGTAGCCATCATTATTTCTATTTTTTTATTAAAAAACCTGGCTGATTATCTGGCTATGTTTTTTGTTACTTATTTAAGAAATGGCGTATTGAAAGATATCCGAAATGCGATGTATGAAAAAACACTTGAATTGCCATTGGCTTTTTTTTCTGAAAAACGAAAAGGAGATGTTATTTCGAGAATTTCTGCAGATGTAAATGAGGTTCAGACTTCTTTTTTAGCCATATTAGAGCTTATTGTGAAAGAACCTTTAACCATTATTTTCACTATCATTGCTATGTTAATCATAAGCACTAAACTAACTTTATTTGTTTTTGTGTTCATTCCGGTTTCAGGGTATATAATTTCATTAATTGGAAAACAGCTTAAAAAGAAATCCAGTAAAGCACAACAGGAACAAGGAACTTTTTTATCAACTATTGAAGAAACTATTGGAGGATTAAAAGTAGTAAAGGGATATAATGCTGAGAATTATTTCAACACTATGTTTAAAAATTCAACTGAACGATTTTTTAAATTATCAAACAGCATTGGACATCGCCAGAATTTAGCTTCTCCTGCTAGTGAATTTATGGGCATCATGGTTATTACTATTTTATTATGGTACGGAGGACAAATGGTTTTGATTGAAAAAACACTGGATGGAGCATCATTTATTGCTTATATGGGACTTGCTTACAACATTCTTACCCCTGCAAAATCAATCTCAAAAGCTTCTTATGCTGTAAAAAGAGGAAATGCTGCTGCTGATAGGGTATTGGAAATTTTAGAACAGGAAAACACAATTGCTTCCAAACCTAAAGCACTGGAAAAAACAAGTTTTGACCATAATATCAGCGTTCAAAACATCAATTTTAAATACGAAAATGAGACGGTTTTAAAAGACTTTTCACTTGAAATCAAAAAAGGCCAGACCGTTGCCCTTGTTGGACAATCAGGAAGCGGAAAGAGTACAATCGCAAACCTGCTGACCCGCTTTTATGATGTTAACGACGGATCTATTTCTATTGACGGGGCAAATATAAAAGAAATTAACCTCCAGTCGCTTAGAAGTTTAATGGGCTTGGTTACCCAGGACAGCATTTTATTTAATGATACTATCAAGGCTAATATTGCATTAGGAAAATTAGATGCTACAGATGACGAAATCATTGAGGCTTTAAAAATAGCCAACGCTTTTGAATTCGTAAAAGAATTACCATTAGGAATTTACACCAACATTGGCGACAGTGGAAACAAATTATCCGGCGGGCAAAAGCAACGTTTGTCTATTGCACGTGCGGTACTTAAGAACCCTCCTATTATGATTCTGGATGAAGCAACATCAGCACTGGATACCGAAAGCGAAAAATTTGTTCAGGTGGCACTTGAAAATATGATGCAGAACAGAACTTCAATTGTTATTGCTCACCGGCTCTCTACGATTCAAAAAGCTGACGTAATTGTTGTAATGCAAAAAGGTCGAATTGTAGAACAGGGAACCCATGAAGAATTAATTGCACATAACGGCACTTATAACAAACTGGTAACGATGCAGTCTTTTGAATCTTAA